From the Thermodesulfobacteriota bacterium genome, the window ATTGGTACGCGGAAGAAATGTTGGCCAATGGTCGCGGACGATTGGTACCGTTCATGGACTCAGCAGCGTTAGCTGAGCAGGTCAACTATCTCTTCGACCACGAAGTGGAGCGCCATGCCATGCGTAAAAGGTCCTATACCTTTTGCCGGGAGATGATCTGGAAAGAGGTGGCCCGTCGATACTTATCACTTTTCAACGAAGTAAAAAGAGAACGGGCAAGTGCTCCCCGCCCGGTATTCAGAGCTAAGACAATGGACTCAGCTCCCCGTGAGCTTCCTCAATCCAAGCTGGATCATATCATTCGTCTTTCAGATGATGTCGGCATTTTACAACACGCAAAATATATTGTTCCTGACCGCTATCACGGTTATTGCACAGACGACAACGCTAGGGCGCTGATCGCCGTACTGATGGCTGAGGAGATAATACCAGACAGTGAAACTATCACCAATCTCGCTTGCACTTATATTAGTTTCCTACATCACGCTTTTAACGAAGAATTCGGCCGTTTTCGGAATTTCATGGGCTACGACCGCTGCTGGCTGGAGGAGGTCGGATCGGAGGACAGCCATGGACGGGCGGTCTGGGGATTGGGCGAGGCAGTGGCCTTGGCGAAGTCGGAGGACATCCGGGATGCAGCACGAGATTTATTTGAAAAGGCGTTACCCGCCTTATATGAATTTACTTTTCCGCGAAGCTGGTCATTCGCTCTAGTAGGTATCCACGATTATTTGAGTCGATACAGTGGAGATAGTGAGGTCCGCCGAGTCAGGGAAATCCTGGCGGAACGGCTCTTCCAGAAATACATACAAAACGCTTCAGATAATTGGCCTTGGATTGAAGACAAACTCACTTACGCTAATGGCAAAATTGCACAAGCCATGATCCTAGCCGGCAAGGATATGGATCGCACCGATATGCTACAGGCCGGGCTGCATAGTTTGGAATGGCTCATGTCGGTACAAACAGACCCCAGAGGACACTTTGTTCCAGTCGGAAATAACGGTTGGTACCCCATAGGTGGAACAAAGGCAAGGTTCGATCAGCAGCCTATCGAAGCACTAGATATGATCGAGGCTTGTCGTGAAGCGTATGAAATCACAAACGAATCGAAATGGGTCTCCCACGCTCAGCGTTGTCTGGAGTGGTTCCTGGGCCGCAACGATTTAAATGTACCCCTATATGATTATAAAACTGGGGGGTGTTGCGACGGACTCAATCCTGACGGACCCAATCGCAACCAGGGAGCAGAGTCTTCTCTAGTCTGTTTTCTCTCCATTTTCCATCTCTACCGTATGCGCAGCAGCCAAATCACGGTGGAGGCCGGGGCTGAAAGAAATGCTATCAACCACGAGGAGCAAAACATCCATGCCAACTAAGCCTATCGTGATGGTCAGTTCCTTTCCCCCGCGCTTGTGCGGCATCGCGACCTTCTGCGAGGAGGCCAGGGAGTTTATTCAAAAAGCCAACCCAGACCGGGATGTGTTTGTAATATGCCACTCTGATGGCAAAGGCGCCGGGGTGTTTCCCATAATAGACATGACCCAACGCGACTGGTGGTGGCCGGTAGCAAAAAAAATAGAACAACTGGACCCCTATGTAGTACATTTTGAACACGAATATGGTCTTTATGAATACCACGATACAAGAGGAGTGGGTGACGGCAACGAAGGTTTTCTTGATCTGCTTGAAGCAATCGGCGATACACCCAAAGTTGTAGAACCGCATACGGTTCATGGGAGGTTGAGGGATACCGAGGCGGATTTCATATACAAGTTGACCCGGCGCAGTCACGTGGTGTTGTTTAAGTGCCATTATCAAAAATGGCGATTGGATTGGACCTTCCAGGGTATGCAGTGGCCGACACCACGCAATATCATAGTTGTGCCTCACGGTGCAAGGTCGGATAAACGCTGGGGAGCACACGAAATCCCGGCGCTGCGAAAGGAATTCGGTTTGGACAAGATCGGTCTGTCCGACCATGTGGTTGGAATGATCGGTTGGATTCAATCTAATAAGCGCTGGGATATTTTACTTTCCATGTGGGAAGATATTCATGAAGAGATTAAGTCGCGCACCGGACAGACATGGGATCTATTAGTTGCCGGCGCCATGCGAGATCCCAACCACCTAAGAGATTATGAGGATTGGAAATCGAATATCCATGTGTTAGCTGGGAAGGGGCTAGCACATTATCACGAGTTCATTCCACGCGGTGACGAATATTACAAGTTAATGGCAATATGCGATTTCATTGTTCTTCCATCTACGGACGAAACTCAATCCGGCACCCTGGCGCGAATCATAGCCCTGAACAAGCCCTACGTCACCACGGCCCCCATGGAAGGTCTGACCGCTCAGACCCTGGAAAGCGAGGGTGGATTGCTATTCACTACCAAGGAAATGCTGCGCCAGAAGGTGATCAAGCTGGCAACGGATGAAAAGTTGCGGGTGGAGTTGGGAGAAAATCTGAAAAGATACCTTGAAAATGTGGTTTGTTGGGAAGTAGTGGTCCGTCAGTACAACGAGACTTACAAGCTAGCACGCAAGGCTTCCAGGACAGGACAGCCAGTTGTATTAGATTTGGAGTTCTAATCAGGAGTGGAGAAAAATGAATCCATTAATTTTCAGGGAATATGATATTCGCGGTATAGTGGGTAAGGATTTTGATATTAATGACGCGGAAGCAATCGGCCGTGGCTACGCAACCTATATAGCTGAACACGGGGGTAAAAATTGCATAGTGGGCCATGACTGCAGATTGAGTGCACAGCCAATCAGGGATGCACTTACAAAAGGCATAACTAAAGGTGGTGTGAATGTGATCGATCTCGGATTATGTCCCACACCTCTTCTTTACTTTGCAACACGACAAATGCATGCCGATAGCGGGGTCATGATTACAGCTAGTCACAAT encodes:
- a CDS encoding glycosyltransferase family 4 protein — its product is MLESGNHSSYPHKIAIIGNYLPRKCGIATFTTDLLTSLIQENPTGECWAVVMNDTHEGYRYPAQVRFEINQLVLPEYRLAADFLNTNRVEVVCLQHEFGIFGGECGAHVLELLGNLRMPVVTTLHTVLRSPSAAQLTVVKRIAQLSDRLVVMSHRAREILQNVYGITRAKIALVHHGIPDVPFVDPNYYKDQYGVEGRKVILTFGLLSPGKGIETMIDALPAVAARHPESVYIVLGATHPHVKKEQGESYRLSLQRRARELGIGDNLIFHNRFVDLKELCEFLGAADIYVTPYLNKEQIVSGTLAYALGSGKATISTPYWYAEEMLANGRGRLVPFMDSAALAEQVNYLFDHEVERHAMRKRSYTFCREMIWKEVARRYLSLFNEVKRERASAPRPVFRAKTMDSAPRELPQSKLDHIIRLSDDVGILQHAKYIVPDRYHGYCTDDNARALIAVLMAEEIIPDSETITNLACTYISFLHHAFNEEFGRFRNFMGYDRCWLEEVGSEDSHGRAVWGLGEAVALAKSEDIRDAARDLFEKALPALYEFTFPRSWSFALVGIHDYLSRYSGDSEVRRVREILAERLFQKYIQNASDNWPWIEDKLTYANGKIAQAMILAGKDMDRTDMLQAGLHSLEWLMSVQTDPRGHFVPVGNNGWYPIGGTKARFDQQPIEALDMIEACREAYEITNESKWVSHAQRCLEWFLGRNDLNVPLYDYKTGGCCDGLNPDGPNRNQGAESSLVCFLSIFHLYRMRSSQITVEAGAERNAINHEEQNIHAN
- a CDS encoding glycosyltransferase — its product is MPTKPIVMVSSFPPRLCGIATFCEEAREFIQKANPDRDVFVICHSDGKGAGVFPIIDMTQRDWWWPVAKKIEQLDPYVVHFEHEYGLYEYHDTRGVGDGNEGFLDLLEAIGDTPKVVEPHTVHGRLRDTEADFIYKLTRRSHVVLFKCHYQKWRLDWTFQGMQWPTPRNIIVVPHGARSDKRWGAHEIPALRKEFGLDKIGLSDHVVGMIGWIQSNKRWDILLSMWEDIHEEIKSRTGQTWDLLVAGAMRDPNHLRDYEDWKSNIHVLAGKGLAHYHEFIPRGDEYYKLMAICDFIVLPSTDETQSGTLARIIALNKPYVTTAPMEGLTAQTLESEGGLLFTTKEMLRQKVIKLATDEKLRVELGENLKRYLENVVCWEVVVRQYNETYKLARKASRTGQPVVLDLEF